In Aliamphritea ceti, a single window of DNA contains:
- a CDS encoding GGDEF domain-containing protein → MRNTTVLSEITAICPDPIIAVDGKGVISVFNPAAEKLLGYQADDVVGKMHIRALYSSEADARAVMLTMLSSRLGASGKLEGYETAILSHDGTRIPIRLSASLVKDGDRRGSIGFFHDLTQQKSLEANLKKQSITDDLSGLYNQRYFYSRLSKEMERAKRYGGRVSLICIDLDGFKQVNDRLGHLEGDQVIRRMGQLLQDTIRDSDLAFRYGGDEFMVLLPNTDAEHSMNSANRIRERFNASCFYSPEFAAEGEICLSMSLGVASTDGSEPVDHLIQRADMAMYRAKHAGGDCAVPLQGCADIKTQDAEAIA, encoded by the coding sequence ATGAGAAATACTACTGTGTTAAGTGAAATTACCGCGATATGCCCAGATCCGATTATTGCCGTTGATGGTAAGGGAGTTATTTCGGTTTTTAATCCGGCTGCAGAGAAATTGTTAGGTTATCAGGCTGATGATGTAGTGGGTAAGATGCATATTCGTGCATTGTATTCCAGTGAAGCAGATGCCCGTGCAGTTATGCTGACGATGTTGTCAAGTCGTTTAGGGGCGTCAGGTAAGTTGGAGGGCTATGAGACAGCTATTCTTTCTCATGATGGAACGCGGATTCCTATCCGGCTTTCGGCTTCCCTTGTCAAAGATGGTGATCGTCGTGGCAGTATTGGTTTCTTTCATGATCTGACGCAGCAGAAAAGCCTTGAAGCAAATCTTAAAAAGCAATCGATTACTGATGACTTAAGCGGTCTTTATAATCAGCGCTATTTCTATTCGCGATTGTCAAAAGAAATGGAGCGGGCCAAGCGATATGGCGGTCGTGTTAGCTTGATTTGTATCGATCTGGATGGTTTTAAGCAGGTAAACGACCGGCTTGGGCATCTTGAAGGTGATCAGGTTATTCGGCGAATGGGGCAGTTGTTGCAAGATACAATCAGGGATTCTGACTTAGCATTTCGATATGGTGGCGATGAATTTATGGTATTGCTGCCTAATACTGATGCTGAGCACAGTATGAATTCAGCAAACCGTATTCGTGAGCGTTTTAATGCCAGTTGCTTTTATTCTCCGGAGTTTGCTGCGGAGGGTGAGATTTGTTTGTCGATGAGTTTGGGGGTGGCCTCAACAGACGGCAGTGAGCCGGTAGATCATCTTATTCAGCGGGCTGATATGGCTATGTATCGAGCCAAGCATGCCGGTGGTGACTGTGCTGTGCCATTACAGGGCTGTGCTGATATTAAAACTCAGGATGCAGAAGCTATCGCCTGA